One segment of Mesoplodon densirostris isolate mMesDen1 chromosome 6, mMesDen1 primary haplotype, whole genome shotgun sequence DNA contains the following:
- the DOLPP1 gene encoding dolichyldiphosphatase 1 isoform X1, whose protein sequence is MAADGQCSLPASWRPVTLTHVEYPAGDLSGHLLAYLSLSPIFVIVGFVTLIIFKRELHTQISFLGGLALNEGVNWLIKHVIQEPRPCGGPHTAVGIKYGMPSSHSQFMWFFSVYSFLFLYLRMHQTNNARFLDLLWRHVLSLGLLTVAFLVSYSRVYLLYHTWSQVLYGGIAGGLMAIAWFVFTQEVLTPLFPRIAAWPISEFFLIRDTSLIPNVLWFEYTVTRAEARNRQRKLGTKLQ, encoded by the exons ATGGCAGCGGACGGACAGTGCTCGCTCCCCGCTTCATGGCGGCCGGTGACCCTCACCCACGTCGAATATCCTGCAG GTGATCTCTCTGGCCACCTCCTTGCCTACCTGAGCCTCAGCCCCATATTTGTCATCGTTGGTTTTGTGACCCTCATCATCTTCAAGCGGGAGCTGCACACG CAGATCTCGTTCCTTGGGGGCTTGGCACTGAACGAGGGGGTCAACTGGCTGATCAAACACGTCATCCAGGAGCCACGGCCCTGTGGAG GTCCCCACACGGCAGTGGGCATCAAGTACGGGATGCCCTCCAGCCATTCCCAGTTTATGTGGTTCTTCTCCGtctattccttcctttttctgtatttaaG AATGCACCAAACGAACAACGCCAGGTTCCTGGACTTGCTGTGGAGGCATGTACTCTCCCTGGGTCTCCTCACCGTGGCGTTTCTAGTCTCCTATAGCAG GGTCTACCTGCTGTACCACACCTGGAGCCAGGTGCTCTATGGGGGCATCGCTGGAGGCCTCATGGCCATCGCCTGGTTCGTCTTCACTCAGGAGGTCCTCACCCCCCTGTTCCCTAGGATAGCAGCCTG GCCTATCTCTGAGTTCTTCCTAATCCGAGACACGAGCCTCATTCCCAACGTACTCTGGTTTGAGTACACGGTAACCCGGGCAGAAGCCAG GAACAGACAGCGCAAGCTGGGGACGAAACTGCAGTGA
- the DOLPP1 gene encoding dolichyldiphosphatase 1 isoform X2, with protein MAADGQCSLPASWRPVTLTHVEYPAGDLSGHLLAYLSLSPIFVIVGFVTLIIFKRELHTISFLGGLALNEGVNWLIKHVIQEPRPCGGPHTAVGIKYGMPSSHSQFMWFFSVYSFLFLYLRMHQTNNARFLDLLWRHVLSLGLLTVAFLVSYSRVYLLYHTWSQVLYGGIAGGLMAIAWFVFTQEVLTPLFPRIAAWPISEFFLIRDTSLIPNVLWFEYTVTRAEARNRQRKLGTKLQ; from the exons ATGGCAGCGGACGGACAGTGCTCGCTCCCCGCTTCATGGCGGCCGGTGACCCTCACCCACGTCGAATATCCTGCAG GTGATCTCTCTGGCCACCTCCTTGCCTACCTGAGCCTCAGCCCCATATTTGTCATCGTTGGTTTTGTGACCCTCATCATCTTCAAGCGGGAGCTGCACACG ATCTCGTTCCTTGGGGGCTTGGCACTGAACGAGGGGGTCAACTGGCTGATCAAACACGTCATCCAGGAGCCACGGCCCTGTGGAG GTCCCCACACGGCAGTGGGCATCAAGTACGGGATGCCCTCCAGCCATTCCCAGTTTATGTGGTTCTTCTCCGtctattccttcctttttctgtatttaaG AATGCACCAAACGAACAACGCCAGGTTCCTGGACTTGCTGTGGAGGCATGTACTCTCCCTGGGTCTCCTCACCGTGGCGTTTCTAGTCTCCTATAGCAG GGTCTACCTGCTGTACCACACCTGGAGCCAGGTGCTCTATGGGGGCATCGCTGGAGGCCTCATGGCCATCGCCTGGTTCGTCTTCACTCAGGAGGTCCTCACCCCCCTGTTCCCTAGGATAGCAGCCTG GCCTATCTCTGAGTTCTTCCTAATCCGAGACACGAGCCTCATTCCCAACGTACTCTGGTTTGAGTACACGGTAACCCGGGCAGAAGCCAG GAACAGACAGCGCAAGCTGGGGACGAAACTGCAGTGA